The genomic stretch TTAAGTAAATTTTCTCTAATATTTTTAAGATATTTGATGCTTAATGTATCTTCAAACAATTTTAAAGAATTTAAAATGTTTTTTTTAAGTTGCTCAAATTCTTCTATATTACTTTCCTTGACAATCGACAATACTAAATCAACAAGTTCAAAAAAACTCCTGGTATACCTATTTATCTCATCAGTCAATATGAAAAAATCTTTCTTTTTACTTTGAAGGGAATTATTTAAATTCATAAGCTCTTCATTTATGCTTACTTTTACTGATTCAATCTGTGACTTATTGCCCATAAAAATATTTGCTAAATTTAATTTTCCCCTCTTATCATGTTCTAATTTTTGAATCTTAATTTCCATTGTAAGCAACTTAGATTTTAACATTTCAATTTCTTTTTTAATAAGTTCAATATTCTTAATAACATTCTTTTCTCTAAGAGAATAAAATTCTAATTTTTCCTTAATACTTTCAATAGAAAAACTACTTAAATGCAAAATATTGTCTATATCTTTAATATTCAAGCCATTCTTAAGTTTAGTTAATTCAAAGTTAAGATTAAAAAGCTTCTTCAAGCTTAAATTTTTATCCAATACTTCTAAATCGTTCTTTAATTTTTGGTATTTATCTTTAATCAAAAAGTCATTCTTAATTTTTTCATATTTTTCATTTAATTCATCTCTCAACATCAAAAGAGAAGTCAAATTTTCTCTAGATTTTTCTAAGCTCTTATATGCCTGTTCCTCTTCAACTCTAAGCATATCTATTCCACTAGCCTCTTCTATTAGAGATTTTAAATTAATATTGCCACTTGAAGATATTCTCTCAATCTTCCCCTGATTAATAAACATATAAGGAGAATTCTTAAATCTTAGCTTATTAACAAGATCCATATAATTTTTAAGATTCAAATTATCATTATTTAAAAAATATTCACTTGTACCATCTTTATAAAGCCTTCTTCTAATATAAAATTTATCTCTAAAATCACCAATAGAGAGATCTTCATTATTAAAAAAAAGAGTCACCTCAGCAAAATTAGATTCCTTAGATTTTGATACAGAAATTAAATCTGTTATATGTTTAATTCTCAAAATACTTAAATTATCTTCACCTATACAAAAACGAATTGCATCTAGTAAATTACTTTTTCCACAACCATTTGGACCTACTATAAAATTTAAACTACTATTTAACTTTAATTCTTGCATTTTAACAAAAGACTTAAATCCTAAAAGTCCTATTTTTTCTAAAAACAAAACTACTCCCACTTAAATTATAAACAATATTAATTTACTAAACATAATTCTGTATTATAATAAATAGTTATGATTTGTGGAATTGATGAGGTTGGAAGAGGGTGTATCTTTGGCCCAGTCTTAAGTGCAGCTGTTATTTTTAAAAGTAAACCCAACTTTTTAAATGAACTAGATGATTCAAAAAAACTTACCAAAACAAAAAGAGAATATCTCTCAGCATTAATACTAGAAAATGCATATTATGCGTTTGCAGATATATCCAATGAAATTATTGACAAAATTAATATTCATAATGCTTCACTCCTTGCAATGCAAATCGCATATCAAAAATTAAATATAGAATGCAACCTAGTACTTGTAGATGGAAAATTTATCCCCAAAATACAAGCTAAACAAATTAGAGCAATAATTAAAGGGGATTCTATGATTGATGAAATAAAAGCAGCATCAATTATTGCAAAAGTACAAAGAGATAAATTGATGGTTGAATATGATAAAATTTATCCCCTATATGGACTTAAAAAAAACAAAGGATATCCAACAAAAGAACACAAAGATGCAATCAAAAAACACGGAATACTAAGCCTTCACAGAAAGAGCTTTCAATTAATTTAAATATCAATTAACATAAACTGTAATTATGTCCATGACTAGGACTAAATCATCCTCAGAAAGGATCATGCTTATGAAACACTCTAGGATCTACGATCATTATGATATTCTCCTTTTTTAACTAAATTTCCAGTAACCTTTTTCTTAATTACAGAAATTGCTTTCAATAAATTTGATTCAAATTCGTCAATATTTTCTTCATAAACAAAAACTGAATGTCTCTCAAAATCTCCATTAACATTTCTCTTACTCTCTACAATATTTAGAAAATAATCACCTTTTCTATTTTCTTTAACATTAAAGAAATAAGTCCTATCTGAATTTGTAAACAATTTATCAGAATATACTTCCCCTCTCTCGCCCATTAAGTCCTCCACACAAAAATCCTTTATATATTAGCTTATACAAAAGTTAACATAATTGTACTTACTAAACAAAAAAAATACTAGCCGAAATTAACAATAAAATCAATTGACATAAAATGAATTTTTTTATAGAATCAACTTTGTTATCTGTGCGTCCTTCGTATAATGGCTATTACCTTAGCCTTCCAAGCTAATGATGTCGGTTCGATTCCGATAGGACGCTTCTTAAAAAGCTAATAACCTGAAATGTAAAAAAATTGGAGATGGCGGGAATTGAACCCGCGTCCTAAAAATAATATCATAAATATCTACAAGCTTAGCTAATTTTTAGAAAAAGCAATAAGGCTTGGAAAACAAGCAAACCACCAAATTACTCTCAAGTTTAAAGGTCCCTAAAAATCAACTTGAAACATTTTTAGGCATACTTTGATGTCTTAAAGAGTATAAGTTGAACCTCAAAGCAAAATCCAACAAAACTCTCTGCTAAATTAAGCAGCCATTACAAGATCTGAACTTGTAAAGTTATTATTTTTTGCATTTATTAAAGAAGTTTTAAGAGATTCCCTCTGCTTGCCATTTATGCTACTAAAGTTCTTAGTCAAATCCAAAAACATCCCCTCTAAATAATCTTTTAAGGATAGTATAACACAAATAAATAAAAAAAGGAAAAACAAACTAATTTACAAAACAACACTTAAAAGCTTATAATTACTTTAATACATTAATAGATATTAAAATGATAAATGATTCAAGGAGATTTTTTGAATAACGAAATGCTATGGTGCATCATGTTAATTTGTACTTATTCAATTTTAATTATTACGTACAATTTTTTTGGACAAAAAGGCTTACTAGCATGGCTAGTATCATCCGTCATTATTGCAAACATTCAAGTTTTAAAGCAAATTACAATATTTGGATTACATGCAACACTGGGCAATATTATTTATGCATCATCATATGTTGCAACAGATATTTTATCAGAAATTCATGGTCATAAAAATTCAAAAAAAGCGGTTTATATTGGATTTATAAGTTTTATAGCATTTGCATTTATTACAAATATCCAACTTTATTTTTCAACAAATAATTCTGACATATACTTAGAAAATTTAGAAAATATTTTCTCTTCAATTCCAATTTTATTAATCGCATCAATTATCGCATACATAATATCTCAATTAAACGATATATACCTATTTCGTTTCATTAAAGAAAAATTCCCAAAATTCTTGTTTATAAGAAGCAATGGATCAACATTAGTAAGTGAATTCATAGATACGATAATTTTTGTAAGCATTGCAACATACTTTAATATATTTCCAAAAGAAGCCTATCTTAATATAATAATATCCACATATTTTATTAAAGGAATCGCAGGCATCATGGGCACTCCATTTATTTACATTGCAAAATACATATATCAGAATAAAAAAATCCAAATTAATGAGTAAATATACATTCAATTATCACTTAATAATTTGTTATAATTAGCAACATGATAAACATAATTTTATGGACAATTCTAATAACATTTGTATACTCACAATTAACATTATTATACTACCTATTCGGCAAATCGGGACTTTTTTGTTTTAACATAATAATGAATATACTCTCAAATCTCATTATATTTAAAAAAGTGACTATATTCGAACAACAAATTAGTCTATCAGGCATAACCTTTCTATCAACACTTTGTTCGCTAAATTTAATTACAGAAAAATATAATGAAAAATCAGCTATAGAGTCAATAACATTAAATATGCTCTCACATATCACTTTTGTAATAATGATGCATTTCACACTCTATTTTCACCAAAATGAATTTGATACTTCCAATATACACTTAAAAGTATTGTTCTACAATGCTTCTTATATTTCAATAATTTTCACTGGAACATATATCATATTTTTATCTAACTATGTGAACATAAAAGTATATTCTATGCTACAAAAAAATAATATAAACAGCAAATGGATCAGTCATAATGTATCAAGATTCTGCTCTTCTTGTATAGCCTATATGCTAGCAAATATTTCAATGTATATAATAGAACAATTATATCCTGGAAATAACATTAATATGGTAAAAAGTTCATGGATCTTTACCATTGCAATAATGATAATTGATACCTTTATATATTGTTTCCTAAACAAACTAAAAATTAGAAAAACTGCAATTTCTCAATGACCTTATACCTTTTTATAATTTTCCTATAATATTCAAGCTTTAAGTTTAACTTTTCATCTTCATTGAGCAAATAATCAATAGAACTACTTCTTAAACGATTAATTAAAGAATAAAAGACTATAGCTACAGCTACAGAGAGATTATAACTTTGTGTAAATCCATACATTGGTATTTTTAAATGCAAATCAGCATTTTGCAAAATTGTATGGCTAAGTCCCGTTAACTCTGTTCCAAAAAATACTGCCATTTTAGTATCAATTGGAAAATCTTCAAGAGATATGGCTTCATTATCTAATGATGTAGCTACTATTTTATACCCATTAGCTTTTAAATGTTCAAATGCAACTTTTACACATTTATATTTATTAATACCTATCCACTTTGAAGCTCCAAGAACAACACCTGGATTTAAAGTATACTTATTATTAGTCTCAATAATATGAATATTACTAAGTCCTAAAATCTCAATTGTACGCATTGTAGCACTTGCATTTTGAGATTGAAAAATATCTTCAAGTACAAGTGTCAAATAATTCGTACGATTATTTAATACTTCATCTATTCTCTCTCGTCTTCTTCGAGTTATAAATTCAGCCAATATTTCTATTCTTTTCAATGTATCACTGACCATAACATATTATTCTAAATAAAAAACCAATAAAATCAAATTAAAATATTACAAAATCATTAATTTTCTATATAATATTAAATGTGGAAGTAAAAATTGAAGAATCTTGGAAAGAAATGTTAAAAAGTGAATTTTGCAAAGGATACTTTAAAAGACTTGTAAGTTTCATAAAAAATGAGTATAAAACTAAAAAGGATAAAATATTTCCACCACCAAGATTAATATTTAATGCATTTGATACCTTACCATTTAAAGATATTAAAGTAGTGATACTTGGACAAGATCCATACCACGGAAAAGGACAAGCCAATGGTTTGGCATTTTCTGTTAATTCAGACATCAAGATACCTCCATCATTACAAAATATTTTTAAAGAAATAGAGAGAAGTTTAAAAATAAAAACTATTCCAAATGGAGATTTAACACGATGGGCAGAACAGGGAACGTTTTTGCTAAATTCAATATTAACAGTAGAGGAAGGTCGCCCATCATCTCATAAGGACATTGGTTGGGAAATTTTTACAAACGAAGTAATAAAAATTATCTCAAAAAATTTAAATAATGTTGTATTTATGTTATGGGGTAATTTTGCAAAGGGAAAAAAAGAATTAATAGATACATCAAAACATTTAATTCTTGAAACAAGCCACCCCTCTCCTTATTCTGCACACAACGGATTTTTAGGTTCAAACCACTTTAGTAAAACTTTAAGATACCTACAAGAACACAATAAAACCACAATCAATTTTCAATAAATCAATTTGCATAATAAGCCATGTCTTTAAACAGTATATACAAGTTATTTAAATTTATTATCTATCTTCTTGATTTTCTTTATTTAAAGCATCATCTTCATTATTTTTATTTTCATCATCATTCCAAAAAGTTGAACTCTTCTCATCAACCTTAACATTTCTCAACAAATCACTATCAACTCGTTTGGTATTAATAAAAGATAATGCAATTACAAAAACAAAAAAAAGAGTAATAAAAAATGCTGTAATTTTTATTGCAACACTTGAAGATCTTGCCCCAAAAATAGAAGAACTTCCACCTCCAAACACTCCTCCAATGCCATCGCCTTGCTCATCTTGAAACAATACTAACAAAATAATCATAAATGAAGTAATAACAAAAAAGATAAATACCAAAAACCTAACTAACTCCAAAATCAACCTCTCTACTTCGATATTTTATTAATTATCTTTAAAAACGAATCTGCTTTTAAAGATGCACCACCAATTAATGCTCCATCAATATCGTTTTCACCCATTAAACCTTCCACATTGTCAACATTAACAGAACCACCATATTGAATAATAATATTATCTGCTGCGGACTTTGAATATAACGATTGAATTTCAAGTCTAATTGCCTTATGAACTTCTTGTGCTTCTTCTTTTGTTGCTGTCTTTCCTGTCCCAATTGCCCATACAGGTTCATAAGCTAAAATTATTCTCTGAAGATCAGATTCATATACAGATGCTAATCCATTTCTAACCTGATTCAAAACTACATCTAAAGTTTTACCTTTTTCTCTCTCTTCAAGAGTTTCTCCAACACAGAGAATTAAATATTTAAATGGATGTTTAAGACCTGTAAGAACTTTCTTATTTATAATTTCATCATTTTCGCCAAGATATGTTCTACATTCAGAATGTCCAAGTATTACGTAATCAACCCCAAATTCCAAAAGCATAGAAGGCGCAATTTCACTTGTTCTAGCTCCGCTATTCTCATAAGACATATTTTGAGCACCAAGAAGAACATTGGTTCCTTTAGTTACTCTACAAACTTTACAAAGGGACGTAAATGTAGGTGTTACCATAACAACCACATTATTATTAATATTGTATACACCATCTACAATCTGCTTAGCAACATCTGCGGCCTCTACACTTGTATAATGCATTTTCCAATTTCCTGCTAAGAAAACCTTTCTCATCTTAAACCTCCAACACCTTTATACCTGGCAAAACTTTTCCTTCAAGATATTCAAGAGAAGCACCACCCCCTGTTGAAACATGAGTTATCTTTCCAGACAAATTAAATTTATTTACAGCAGCAACTGAATCTCCACCTCCAACAACCGTAATTCCAGGACAATTAGCCACATACTCTGCAACCTTTGCTGTACCTTTGGCAAAAGAATCAAACTCAAATACTCCAAGAGGACCATTCCAAATGACAGTTTTTGCACTACTAAGAACTCCCTCAATTTTTTTCAAAGTCTTCTCTCCAATATCCATCCCAATCTTACTATCAGGAATATTAACAGAGTCAACATATTCAGGCATAGAATATTCCTGAAATTCACTTGCAACAACATGATCAATAGGCAAAATAACTTCTACACTTAATTCCTTTGCCTTCTTCAAAAAAGATGAGGCTACATCAATATATTCATTTTCTAAAAGAGATTTACCAATAGAATATCCCTCTACTTTTAAAAAGGTATATGCCATTCCACCACCAATTACCATCACATTTGATTTTGGTAAAAGGGATTCAAGAACTGCAATTTTTGAAGAAACTTTTGAACCACCAATTATTGAAACAAATGGACTCTCAGGATTTTTTAAAATTTTACCCAAAAATTCATCTTCTCTTTCCATTAAAAATCCACCAACGGCTGGCAAATAAGATGCAACACCTGATGTAGAAGCATGAGCTCTATGAGCAGTTCCAAAAGCATCATTTACAAAAATATCACCACTTTTTGATAACTGCATTGCAAAAGCATCACTATTTTCTTCTTCTTCCTTATAAAACCTCACATTTTCAAGTAAAACAACATCTCCATTTTGCATACAAGAAACAGCTGTAACTACCTCATCACCTATACAATCAGACAACATCTTAACATTTTGCCCCAACAGTTCTGATAATCTCCTAGCAATAGGCATAAGAGAATACCTAAGATTTTTCTCTCCCTTTGGTCTACCCAAATGACTCATCAAAACAACTCTGGCTCCTTGAGATTTAAGATATTCTATTGTGGGTAAAGCCGCCTTAATTCTAGTATCATCAGTAATGTTCCCTTCTCGTAAGGGAACATTAAAATCACATCTAACCAAAGCACGTTTGCCTGAAAAATCACAATCTTTTATAGTTCTTATTGACATTTACAAATACCTCAAGATTATCTTATAAATTATTTAACTAATTTTTGTGCAAGATCAACTACTCTTGTAGAATATCCAAATTCATTGTCATACCAAGAAAGTACTTTCACAAAACCATCTAACAATACCATAGTCTCAAGACCATCAACTATTGAAGAATGAGAATTTCCTTTAATATCTGAAGACACTATCGGATCTTCTGTATATCCTAAAATACCACTAAGTTCTCTAGACTCTGATGCTTTCTTAAGTACAGAATTGATCTCTTCTTTTGTAACATCTTTTTTCTTAAGTTGAACAGTAAGATCAACAATAGAACCTGTTGGTACAGGAACTCTCATAGAAGTACCATTAAGCTTACCTTTAAGTTCAGGCAAAACAAGCCCAACAGCCTTAGCCGCACCTGTTGAAGTAGGAATAATTGAAAGAGCCCCAGCTCGTGCTCGTCTTAAATCAGCATGTGGCAAATCCAAAATCTTTTGATCATTAGTATAAGCATGCACAGTAGTCATAAGACCTTTCTCAATACCAAAAGCCTCATGTAAAACCTTTGCAAGAGGTGCCAAACAGTTTGTTGTGCATGAAGCATTAGAAACAGCTTTTAAATCAGAAGTAATTTCATGCTCATTAACACCAAGTACAATTGTTTTAATATCATCTTTAGCAGGCACTGTCAAAATTACCTTCTTAGCACCAGCATATTCAACATGATCAAGATACCCACCTCTATCACTTGTTGCTGAAGTAAAAACACCTGTTGACTCAATTACAACATCAATTCCCAATTTACCCCAAGGAAGCTTTTTGGGATCACGCTCAGCAATAATCTTTATTTCTTTTCCATCTACTACAATAGCACCATCTCTTGCTTCAACCTTTTTATTATATACTCCAAAAGTAGAATCATATTTCAAAAGGTGTGCAAGTGTTTTAGGATCTGTCAAATCATTTACAGCAACAACTTCTATCCCTCTCTCAAAAGCAATTTTAAAAACATTTCTGCCTATACGTCCAAAGCCATTAATAGCTAACTTCATACAACTCCTCCATCATTTTTTATTGTCTACTAGAATTATTAAATAATAAATTAATTAATACCAAGTGTCAAACTATTTTTTTATAAAAACCGTATATCCTTCCTGAATATAATCTCTTAAGAGTGCAGATGATTTTAAAGTTCCTCTAGAAATATAATCACCTATCTCCTCAATAGAAATTTCCCCAAGAATATCTGATTTACTATAACTCATAAAGCTCGCACTATCACTATTATATTTTAAAGCTCCCTCTTTAAGAACTAAAAATACATCGCCTAATTTTACATCATTTACATACCCAAGATTAATTAAAACATCATCTTTTTTAATCTGAAGTATTTTTCCCTTTTTTGGTAAATAATCATTAAAATCTCTAGAGAAAGAACTTAAAATATTACTCAAATATAATACTCCCCCTGAATTATAACTAAAAGTCTTCACCTTAACTCCAGTTTTACCTGAAAAAACATCTACTTTTAAGCTAGCCAAGTTTCGAAAAACATCTACATCAAGATCAAACATTAAAAATAAATCAAGATTATTATTTCGTGCATAAGAAAATTCCTCAGAAAAACTACTTACCAAATAATCTTTATCCTTATTATAATCAAATCTATAATTAACCACTTCTATATTTAAATTACGATCAAGAATTCTCTCAGCATATTTTAAAATTAAATCATTTGCACCAAAAACTTTATTTTCATTTTGAGTAAAAATACCTATTCTGTAAACTGTTTGGTTATCATAAAGCTTATTCAAATCACCAATAGTTTTATAACCATACTTAAAAAACAAAGAACTTCTAATATCAAATGCAACCATATCATAAAAATCTAAAATTGCAGAATCCGTGACCTTTCTCTGTTCAACCAAATAATACAGTTCTTCATATGCCATTACATCTAACTTCATAAATTTATAAATCTTAGCAAGCAAAAATCTAGCCCCATCATTATCAGGATAAATATCAATAGCATTCCTTACATTAAATATTGCAGCATCTAAACTTAAATCTTGAAAAGCCTTAAGCCCTTCATTGTGATACCTCTTAGAAATTTCTATATTAGTACTATTATTTTTTTGAAATGCACTTCTAAAATTAGATACAAAAAAACTTTCTTCAAGAGCCATATCATAAAATTCTAAGTCTTTTTTCATATTTTTAGCTCTCTCCAAATTAAAAACAGCCTTATCAACCTCTCCAAGTTTTAAATAAGAATATCCAAGTAAATAATAAAGCTCATCAGAATCTTGTTCAATAACTATTGCTTTTTGAAGCACATCTACTGCATCGTCATATTTAACTTGATACAAATAAACAAGAGCAAGTAAGCGATAAGCATCAACAAGTCCAAAATCTTTATAAGTAGTCTTTAACAACATTAAATAATTTTGAGCATATTTCTCAGCAGATCCTAAATTACCAGTTTTAATAGAAAATTCTGCAACTCTCCTATGAAAATCCGGCAAAGAAGTAAAAGTTCCTCTAACCTTATTTATCAAATGTTGTGCCTTATCATTCATGTTTAATTTTTCATAAATGCTCATAAGATGGTCAAATGCACTATAATTTGTTCGACTATACTCAAGAACAGACAAATAATAATTAGCAGCTGCAATAAGCAAACCTTCTTCTTCAAAAATTGAAGCAAGCCCCACTAAAGCATCAATATTATTTTTCTGTTTAGATAAAACCTCAGAATAAAACTTCTTAGCCTGTGATGCTCCATTATTTTTAAGCAATATATTTGCATAAAGAATTTTATATTCGGTATCTCTATTTGACATTTTATAAGCTTTTTCTATAAAAAATTGAGCTTGATTATATATTTTTAATTTATAATAAATTTCAGCAAGAAATTTGTAAGCCTCATAATAATTAGGATTAATCTTAACAGCTTCAAGAAGTTCATCAATAGCATCATAATATTTTTGCATAAGATAATATGTTTGTGCCTTTTGATAATATTCAATCGCAGTTATAGTAGCACCCATCAAACTCCCAAAATTTAAATAAAAAAACAAAAGCATGATAAAAAATCTCTTAAAATTCATAAACCTTCCTTTTGGGAAATCTTTATTACTTTAATATTTCGTTGATGCATATTTTTAATAGTAAAAATTAAATTATTATATTCTATCTTCTCATTCTTTAAAGGAATTCTTCCAAATAGATCATAAACAAAACCTCCAAGAGTATCAAAATCTCCATCAGGAAGACATAATCCAAGTTTTTCATTTAGATCTTCAATTAACACTCTAGCTGTACAAAGATAACTTCCATCATCAAGAGGAACTATTTCATCAACTTCATTATCAAACTCATCCTGAATATCTCCCACAATCTCTTCAAGAATATCTTCAAGTGTAACAAGCCCCGAAATTCCTCCATATTCATCAACTACAATAGCAATATGCACATGATTTTCTTGAAATTCTTTTAAAAGAGAATCTATTTTCTTACTCTCAGGAACAAACATAACTTTTCGCATAATATCTTTTAGATCTATATCATAAAAATCTTTCTTCCACATATGTAACAATATGTCTTTTGTATGAATTATTCCTATAATATCGTCTATTGTTTCTTTATAAACGGGAAATCTTGAATGATTGCTGGACGTTACAACTTTCAAAATATCATCTTTACTTACAGAATAATCAATAAATATTACACTTATTCTTGGAACCATAATCTCTTTCACAATCGTTTCTTTAAGAGAATTAAAATTATTAAGCAAAGATGTTTCAAATCTCGATTTTTCTTCACTATCTTTACCC from Borrelia duttonii Ly encodes the following:
- a CDS encoding tetratricopeptide repeat protein, which gives rise to MNFKRFFIMLLFFYLNFGSLMGATITAIEYYQKAQTYYLMQKYYDAIDELLEAVKINPNYYEAYKFLAEIYYKLKIYNQAQFFIEKAYKMSNRDTEYKILYANILLKNNGASQAKKFYSEVLSKQKNNIDALVGLASIFEEEGLLIAAANYYLSVLEYSRTNYSAFDHLMSIYEKLNMNDKAQHLINKVRGTFTSLPDFHRRVAEFSIKTGNLGSAEKYAQNYLMLLKTTYKDFGLVDAYRLLALVYLYQVKYDDAVDVLQKAIVIEQDSDELYYLLGYSYLKLGEVDKAVFNLERAKNMKKDLEFYDMALEESFFVSNFRSAFQKNNSTNIEISKRYHNEGLKAFQDLSLDAAIFNVRNAIDIYPDNDGARFLLAKIYKFMKLDVMAYEELYYLVEQRKVTDSAILDFYDMVAFDIRSSLFFKYGYKTIGDLNKLYDNQTVYRIGIFTQNENKVFGANDLILKYAERILDRNLNIEVVNYRFDYNKDKDYLVSSFSEEFSYARNNNLDLFLMFDLDVDVFRNLASLKVDVFSGKTGVKVKTFSYNSGGVLYLSNILSSFSRDFNDYLPKKGKILQIKKDDVLINLGYVNDVKLGDVFLVLKEGALKYNSDSASFMSYSKSDILGEISIEEIGDYISRGTLKSSALLRDYIQEGYTVFIKK
- a CDS encoding hemolysin family protein, producing the protein MFKFFNFKNKKMKYVEGKDSEEKSRFETSLLNNFNSLKETIVKEIMVPRISVIFIDYSVSKDDILKVVTSSNHSRFPVYKETIDDIIGIIHTKDILLHMWKKDFYDIDLKDIMRKVMFVPESKKIDSLLKEFQENHVHIAIVVDEYGGISGLVTLEDILEEIVGDIQDEFDNEVDEIVPLDDGSYLCTARVLIEDLNEKLGLCLPDGDFDTLGGFVYDLFGRIPLKNEKIEYNNLIFTIKNMHQRNIKVIKISQKEGL